ACAGAAGCCCGCCAAAGCTGCTTTAATGAAGCTCAGGGAAACTGCCAAGGTCAGACTCTGGCTAGGTCCAAATTCATCTCTGTGGACTTGCGATTTAGAGTGCTAATCCAGGTTCTGTGACCACTGGGGCACATTCTTGGACTTCACGCAGCACAGTTTGCCGTTCCAGCAGAAGATGTAGAAGCTTTCTTGCCTGGCACACTCTTCACGGCAGACACCAAAAGACTTCCAGCATCTTTCGGGGGTCCCTATGCCAGAACAAAGACAAAGACGCCTGTATGAGTCATGAGGTCCCTGGTAGAGGACAGGACCCCAGGCAATAAAAAGGGGGCAGTGGAAGGCGCGATCACCTCTAGAGGTTGAGGAAGCTTGTATCACCTCACATCCCAACCCTTCATAAACTCGACCTCTTAGAAGTGCAGAAGTTACAAGGCTTAACAAGCACAGTGGGTTATGAGGTTAACACGAGCCATCAGAATCTACAGAACTGGGTTTGAAGTCTATCTGCGTCCCCAAGCAGCTGGTAAACCTTGGGCTGGTGACTCTCTTTTTAAGAATCTATTTCCTCTCTTTTACAGGGAGAGGTAGATGTCTCACAGAGCTGTGCTAAGGAATAGCATTggtggtgtagctcagttggtgttTGCCTCGCATGCTTGAAGCGCCTGGGTTCCAGCCCTAGCATAGCATAGACTGGGCATGGTGACCCAGATCTGGAATCTCAACAGAGTTaggggcaggagaatcaggagttcaagggcatcttCAGCAACATGTGGCgaatttgagaccagcttcaGCTccatgagactgtgtctcaaaagaaataaaaagtaaatgtaaaatgtaaataaaactaattattaattaatttgtgttaaaaaaaaaaaacccactagtattaaattaaataaatgcagCTACGAAGTGACAGAAAGTCAGCAAAGATTGCGCAGTTTAAGTTACTTTTGCAAAGAAGGAAACTGAACTAGAAGGAACGTATTAGCAATATGAATACTAATGAAGCCTAGTGGCTTAAGGGAAATGCGAAgtgaaaggatttttaaataaagaagagaaaacccaCAAATGATCAAAATGTAAAGAATTAACGACGGTAAGGAGCCTGAtccaagccgggcggtggtggtgcatgcctttaatcccagcactcgggaggcagaggcaggcagatttctgagttcgaggccagcctggtctacaaagtgagttccaggatagccagggctacacagagaaaccctgtctcgaaaaaacaaaaacaaacaaacaaacaaaaaaaaaaaggagcctgaTCCTATTACTGTATCTACAGTACAACCCACCCCCTCAGGGGACAGCACGGAAGAGGTACAGGAAGACAGTAGGAGGCAGAAGACCAGGACAACAGCTGCTGAACGGTGTCCTCGAGACATGCCTGGGATGCTAACACTGTGGCCACATAAGTAAGACCTGCGCGTAACCACAGCAGTAGGTACGCCAGTGTGGATGGGGAAGTCTCACAAGGCCCCACCAACTAAATGAGCGCCAGGCCATCAGTGGCTGCCTAGAGGAGaagaatcagtcttctccagggacaagCTCCCCGACAAGTTATCCCAAGAGGTCACccctaaacacacatgcatatgagaGACACTGCGTGATGAACTCAgtgacacacacacttacaccatgcacacacacacacacacacacacacttacaccatacacacacacacacacacacacacacacacacacatacacacacatgccctcaAGCTCACCAGAGGTTGGGGTTAAACTAGAACTTATTGACAAAGGTGCTTTATGCCAGAATAAAGGTTGGTATCATGTATTTATGCTACCCGTGCCTTCCAAGGACAAAGGACAGGAAGGAACTATTAACATCTAAAACTGGACCAATACTGCCTCCACATGCCTTCCCTAAGGACTCTACCAGGGGAAGTGCTTCAGACTAGCAAATGAGACGCAGAGTTAATTGTTACATATCCAGTGCCTTGTAGAACTCTAACTAAATGACAACTTAAAGTCAGGCCACcagagctcagtgacagagtgcctGTCCAGCACGTACCACAAAaatacggaaaaaaaaaaaaaaagagtacatggAAGACTCCATGGTTACATGTCCTGATAAAAGAGCCAGGCAGCATAATACAAACACGGGCACACACTGAGAACACGTGCAGACATTCGCAATGGCTTAAGAACATGTGACTATTAATGTATCTGTGGTGACCGTCTGTGAGACGAGGAAGGAGAGTCTAGGCCACCATTCCTAACAGGCTAGGGGTGTGACTCGGAGGCAGAGTGCTTCCCTAGCACCCATGAGCTGggtcccatccccacccctgcaaaaagaaaacaaataaaggaatatAGAGGTAGATGGTGAATTTGAATCAGAAGTACCAATAGGAGTTCATGGGtgcttattctttaaaaaaaaaaacaaaaacaatttttattagatattttcttcatttacaattcaaatgctatcccgaaagtcccctataccctgctccccaacccacccactcccgcttcctggccctggcattcccctgtattggagcatataatctttgcaagaccaagggcctcttctcccaatgatggctgattaggccatcttctgctacatatgcagctagagacacaagctcagggggtactggtNNNNNNNNNNNNNNNNNNNNNNNNNNNNNNNNNNNNNNNNNNNNNNNNNNNNNNNNNNNNNNNNNNNNNNNNNNNNNNNNNNNNNNNNNNNNNNNNNNNNNNNNNNNNNNNNNNNNNNNNNNNNNNNNNNNNNNNNNNNNNNNNNNNNNNNNNNNNNNNNNNNNNNNNNNNNNNNNNNNNNNNNNNNNNNNNNNNNNNNNNNNNNNNNNNNNNNCAATAGTGTCTGTgcttggtggttgattatgggatggatccccggatggggcagtctctgcatggtctttccttccatctcagctccaaacttaaaaatatggaatgcttcaggaatttgcgtgtcatccttgcacaggggccatgctaatcttttctgtatcgttccaattttagtatatgtgctgccgaagcgagcacatgggtgcttatttttaaaaagactgttttCTCATCTCTGGTTATTGCAAAGTTTAAAAACATTGACCAGTTAGTAGGAATTAGAAATTAGAATTGTAGAAACCGTTTTTGGTCAAGAAACTCCAAAACAAGCCTGAAGCACCTATCACACCAGAGACTGAGAACgacatcagagaaagaaaagctccATCAGAAAGATCAGCTCCTCAGATCAAAGGCTTTCCCACTGCCAAACACGAGGAGCCTGAACTGCAAGAGGGATGGTGGCAGCAGTGTATTTAACATGTGGCTTAGAACTATAGGtctgatctctatgagttcaagaccagcctagtctacgaAGCCAggactgttatacagagaaacctgtttctaacacacacaaaaaaaaatcaaacactactaccaccacaaaaaaaaagcaaatcaaaaacaTTAGTCAAAGATAGGTCATATTTAACTGAGTAATGATGTACCCACTGTCTCCTACACCCAGCTGTTATTGttggaagaagaggggagagggacgAAGGTAGAAACCCTGGAGGCCTAACCATTTCTCCAAGTCAGAAGTGTGTCACAAGTCCTAAGAGGCCAATGCAGATGGCCTCCAGAGCTCTCTGCATCCCCTGagcctccagcccccagctctcCTCCCAGCAGGATGGAAGTCCCTGGAACCCTGatgaattacagaaaacaaagaagaagctGCGGCACACCAGAATTTCAGCCTGCCCAGTCTTGACCCTTCAACCTAACTTGTTACATAGAAACTAGGAAATTGAAATGCAGAGACGTGAGCTGCCTTACAGGTTCTAACCTGAGATCTGAGGCTCTACCCACTGCCCAGACAGTGTCTCCTACCCTTCCGCCTTCCGCCCAGGCCCTAAGTACCCTGACTAGACCCAGCTCTGTCCCTCCTCTGAAGGGGTCTAGGTTACCTGGAATGACctgggacagcagcagcagcagagccatAGTTAACACTGCAGTCTCCATGACTTCAGGAAATCCAGGGTGCTGGCTTGTATCTATCAAAGCACAAGACAAAGAACAGAGCTCTGGATCCCTGCTCCTGGTAATCAGCTGGGACACGTGTCCTCCGAGGCCCACGGGTACAGTCTGTCTCCCCATCCCTCGGTCCCCACACCCACAGCACTGACCACACACTCCTAGGCTGACACTCCTTTATTCACTCGAGGACCAGCAAGACTAAGTCTTACGACGGCCAGGGTATATCACTGTAAGCATATGCCAGAATCCAGCTCAGAACCCTCTACTCTGGAGTCAAAGGAACCCGTAACTGAGATGCTGTTCCCAGCTGATGGCTGCAgggggagagtcagttttctttaagagtgtggcCCCTGGCAGATTGTCTATGCTCCAACGAAGGCCCCACATCTGTGGGTCTATGGGCAGCAGCATCAGGATTAGTTGAGATATTGTAAAAGGGCTGGGAtgcagagatgactcactggttaaaagcaatggctgctcttccagaggaagccACTTGGGATCCTAGCATGCTTATGAGAGCTCACAACTGTGGGcaattccagttctgggggattCAACAcattttggcctctgtgggcactgtgcacatggcacacagactccaaacacacacacacacactaacaaaatatatttttttttaacagagaaggacatgaagttgggaggaagggagagaggtgggagatgGATCTGCAAGAAGCTAGTGGAAGGGTGAGTATGAGTAAAATACATTGCACCCGTGCACACAACtttcaaagaatgaattaaaacaaTACGTTTAAAATGTTAATACATTTAAAGATCCTCAGCACTCCGCAGTCCTTACCATGCTCTACAAAGCGCTACCTTGGTAGCTCGTCCAGTAAAGCACCTGTCACCCGAGTCCTTTATGGAGGGCCCGAGTATGGTCACCAGATCTCTACAAAAGAAGCAGAAGTGGTACACAGTGCTGCACAGCCTCggtcccagcactccggaggcggAGCAGTGGGTCTCTCTGAGTCTAAGGACAGCCTGGTCcgcagagggagtttcaggacggCCAAGACTACAGAGTGACACGGCTgtctgaacaaaataaaataaagcaggcaAACATGGTGATACACACATGGTGACCCCTGTGCTGGAAAAAGTGGAGACAGGCACTCAGAAGCCCTGGTGCCCACTGCCAGTCATCCTGACCTAATCAGCTTGCCCCAACCAatgataaaccctgtctcaaaacacaaggtgatGGCTCTTGAGAAATGACACCGAAGCTTgatctctgaccttcacacacacaatcacacacatcctcacacacacaatcacacacatccCAACACAGCTGTCATGATTCTAACACAGCTTAAAtgagctaattttaaaaaagtttttttttttaaagaaatgttagctgggcgtggtgacataGGCCCCTAATTCCCAAACCTGacaggcagaggtaggtggatctacacagcaagttccaagactGCCAGCACTGCATAGACTGACCTTGTCTCAAGCAAACAGACataaaagaattgttttatttttgtctatatgCATGGGTGTGCCTGTTTGTTCCTGCACATAAACACAGTTGCCCTAGGAGATATTAGATCCCCTGAAgtcagagttacaggcagctgtgaggcaCCACATAGGTgttgggcactgaactcaggtcctctggaagagcagtagacactcccttaaccactgagccatctctccagcccagagaaaCTCCTTTCTTCAGATGCACTTTTCCAGTTTGGGAGCTAGGAAAGAGAGGACACTGCCCACACTTTCAGCAGTGTCTCTCAGGAGAGTCTCTATCAAGGAAAAGAGCTCCCACTGACTAAAATGCTCAGTTTTAGGAAGAATTTTGATATTGAAGCCAAGAAAGGTAGAGTTGAAATTATCCAACTCACTGTCCCAGCTGTGCCACTGAATTCTGTGACCTTGGAATGAAACCAAATCTCTCTTTAGGATTTAGTCTCACTAGGGAGCTCTAAAACACTCAGGGACTCTAAAACTCAGCCCAACCCCTCAAGCTCCCCTGGTCACTCAAAATACACAGAAAACGAAAGACTACCAAAGTCTAAGGTTTTGCCACCAATGTGAGCCAAACTAATTGGGCTTACCCCTGAGTCCTAAGGCTATGACTCCTTATTACATCAGCTGCCTCAGGGAAGTTACCATGGAGATCCAGGTTCAGGTTCTAAGAAAGGCACCCCAACCTGGGTATCTTTCTGGGTATCTTCTCAGAGGCCAAGAATGGGAATGCTGCCCCCACTCAGCCTTAGAACCTCCTGTTATGAGGTGTGTATGGCTAATCTGGGTTTGCAACTTGatacacttgggaagagggaacctcagtgaaggaattgcctccatcagactggcctgtctACAGGTCGTGATTGTTAATTGATACAAGAGAGCTCACCCTACTATGCACAATATAATTTTTAGACTATATAAGTAAGTTagctaaggagagagagagacagagtcagaaacagagagggaggagggggaggggagagggggggagagggggagagtcGGTAAATAGTAtactccatggtctctgcttcaggtcctgcctccaggtcgcTGCCCTGAATTCTTCCCTTGGCTTCCCTTAATGATAGACTGCAAtctgaaagccaaataaacccttcccaaGTTGTTTCTAGTCGTGGTTTTCTCATTGCAAGAGAATTGCTAACTAGGACAAGGTGATCTTGAGTTCTCCATCTTTTGGACCCCAGAAGCAGTCGTAGCTCTTGTGATCCCAGAAGAGAAGAATTCAGATGAGATAGCAGAGACAGCAAACAGGGGTTCCATTAACTCAGCAAAGGAAACCACGATGCACTCTTTAGAACAGGGGCCAGCTGAGCCAAGCAGAAATGGCGCTGATCCTGGCAGGCACAAGGCTTATGTCTCACTTCTCTCTGTCACCCTGTCCCCTGTGTACCCTCCAGAGTGGGAACATCCAGGAAAGGGGGTGTGTGCTTCTTGCCATTCCATTTTACCCAGAAGTCAGTCTGCCTGTTATAAGTAAACATGAATAATTCAAGAATATAAACAAGGGTTTAAGTGGCCTCTAAAATCACAAAGTTTATGAGGAGAAAGGGTGACTACAGTCTGGACATGCCCTGCTGGTGAGGCAGTCCCCAGCGCTGGTTTGAGCTGAACCACACAGAGTCCACCAACAACAACTGTTCTTCACCAGAGAGGCCTCCTTCACCTGTGTTTACATGACTGTGCtgaccaccactgcctgtctttTAGGCCCAACTGAAGTAACTGGGGTGAGAGTGGGGTCCTGTTAGTCTCCTCTGAGACTGATCTCCTGTCTAGCCAGCATTCTCTCATCTAGGACCTGGGTTCCTGAAATAAGTGGGAATAGGTTGTAAGATTCTGGTCTCCTCTAAGTCTTGCTCATTCCTGTTGGACAGACTTGACCGCTGCTCagatattttttagttcctttACAAGGGTTTTCCTTGTCTCTCAAAAGCCTAAGAATTGTAGAATGTTCTGTTCCAGCAAGCTTGctgtgtgtgaccttggacagtcACCTATCTCATGAGAAAGAGCAGGACGACAGAGCCGGACTAAACATCTTTATACATTAATCTTGAGATTGTGGCTTGGGAAACAAATGGCTTTGGCTTCCCCTGAAGAACTGGGGGAGATAGCAAGTGGATCCGCTCTCCTGCCGGACTCCAGGGGTGCAAGCTGGAGAAGAGATACACTGTTGAGTCCAGGGACAGCAGGCTGAGCTCCGTGGCCTTGGCCTGCTTATGCACTGTGCACGGATTTGTCTAGAGCATCAGGAGTGGGATGCTTGAGAAACAGGAAGTCGTCCTTTCTCAGGGGATCGGCTCTTCAGTCGGAACCCAGGGACAATGACAGGAGAGAACGCTTGGCTTTCAGGGGCCACCTTctgatgttttcaaattttaagttGTCTGGTGGTCATTACATCTCAATAAAACCACCTTGTACTTAATGTCACTTCCTGTAGAGTTTGAATTAGTTAagcacatgtttttttttttaatttcttaaaacccattgttttttatgtatatggatgttttgctggaatgtatgtctgtgcaccacatgcatacagtgcccaGAAGGGCTGAACATCCAGGAAAGAGGTGTGCTCTTACCGGAAGCCCACTTTACCCAGCAATCAGTGTGCTATAGATAAACTTAGAAGATATATATAAGGGAAAGGGTAACTGTACCTTGGGCATGCCCCACTCATGGGGCAGGCCTGGAGCTGACTTGAGCTGAACCAAACAGAGCCCACTGCCATCAACTGTACATACTGAAGGCTTGGGGTAGGGGTTGAGCTGGCCTGCCAGAGAAACTACCACCTAAAGGATTCTATACCCTGATGGTCTGGGGGGTGATGAGGCTGTTGGTTCATTGTTTGTCCCATGTTCACCCTCCAGCACGAATCTGCTTAACACTGGGTTGTTCAGAGCTTTCCAGGGGCTAGCTTTACAATATAACACATTATTAGCACTCCATGACTGGTATACCAATATTTATTCAAGATTTTTATGATTCTCCAGAAATGCTCTTTTCTAGCCACTTGTTTGTCAGAAGTTGGAGGTGACAGTCCCCGGACAGGGCAGCctactttttctctttgttatcTTCCTAGGTGAGTTTGGTGTGCATACGCATGCATGTGAACACAGCAAGAGCTTGCTTCCCAGATGGCTTGTAGAATTGCTTagccaggaaggaagaaggaaagaacaagacCATGGCTGTCCCCGTTGCTCAATCATCACGAACCGCCCAAGACGCCATGTTGTCTAGACATCACATCcctgtgacaaaacactggaGAGAAACAGCTTGAAGAGAGAAGATGCATCTCCTGGACAGAGGTCTCCATCAGTTGTTGTCATGGTGAGACAGAGCATCGTGACAAGGGACGATAGCAAAGCTGCTCGCACCATGGTGACCAGGACACAGACCACTAAGCTAGATGActtttctcttcagcttctggGCTAGGGGATGATGCCACCCATATCCAGGGCAAGTCCACCTTCCTTAGTCCTCTCTGGGCATGGCCTCAACAGACACTCTCAGAGgtgaactccagctccagggaacccacgccctcttctggcttccccaggtactgcactcatgtgcacaaaaccacagtcatacacatacataaacacacatgcttagttggaaaaataaaatcGTTTTTTTAAACTTCTGGTATTATTGATAAAATAACATCCCTATTAATTTCATAGCAGAATACGATAGCACCTGGTtatttgaatgtgttttctttgattcccAATCAGGTTGAAAGTGGCTTTTCTCCCTGTCCATGAACAGCCACAGTATTCGAGGTGTGCTGGAAGTACTCCCTTagcatcttcctctgcctcctcaccAGATCCCTTGGCCCTGTGACTAACAGATCCCACTGTGAGTACACCTAGTCTGGGATGTTTTTATAAGGCAGAGTTGTACACGAGTGTACAAGGAAGCACGGGAGGGAAGGTGGCTTTCAAAGTGCCACCGTACTTGGGAGCTAAGGGATGAAAAGAGTCTAAAGATTTCGGGGACTCACTTGCTGAGTCTGTGGGTGAAAATACAACTAccccacatgggtgctgaaaTGCTTGGGTCACCGTATCCActtgttttctgtgtcttctccCCCACATACAGACCCATAGAAATTGCTGGATAAATGGACCCCATGGCTCATCTGCTCATATTGCTGTTGCGAGagagctgagttcagttcctaccacCCATGCGGAGGCAGGAGGCAttagaactccagctccaagggatgcTCAGGTCTCcaagtgcatacacatacacccacacataggCTGGGGACCGCAGCCATCAGAAGCGGTGGCCATCGTGGTCTGTCACGGTCACAGAGGAAAGGTAGCCAGGGCAAGCTACAGGGTCTCTGCtgttcctcagtctcttcttcagtAACAGTTCTCCTTCCCCGCTTCTGGGCCTGCTGACCAAAGTAACCCCAGAAGCCAAGTTCCCCACTAACCACTTCTCTGTGAGTACCACAAACAGACCTCAGCAGCCAGGGAGCTAAGAACTTCTCTATTGTCCCACACCTTCCCATCACAGTCCTGGGGCAGCTTCCATTGTCTGCCCATCACCCATGGAAACGAGCTAACGTCCTCTGTTCCTAGGCAAGTCTTTGCCTTTCCAGCTTCTCCAACAATAAAGCCGAGACTACATTTTACCCCAGATTCCTAATTGTATGGTGTGATAATGATTCCCCTCTGATTGACCcgtcaaaggaagaaaagaggaggcagGCCTGCCACCATGGTAGAGTTGTAGGGCTGGTCACCAGGTCCCTTCCCAGGCCATCTCTTATTCTCTTCCTTGTAAAGGTTCTTAAAGGCATTAGTGAACAACCATCACCTCCTGTATGTATTTACCTTTTGTGTAAATCTTGGGCAGCTCACTCAATACTTTCCGTCCCCACAGATAGTTCGGTCACAATTTTATCTTGCAAGCTCTACCATGCTTTGATTCTCTTAACCTCTATATCAGGAGGGTCCAGTCAGGAAGTAGAATTCATGTCAATAACTGAGCTAGAGGATAGTTAATACCGGGAATTGTGCACTCTTACTGAGAGGTTCAAACCTGAAGACCCTGAAGAATGCACTACCACTACCGACTACAGAAGCAGCCACCTCGACTTGACTAAGGGAGCCAAAAAACTGGGAATGAATGTCCAGACCAGGACTCAGGGAACCTCTATTATTGGATTCCCTGAGGAAGGGGCTCCACCCAGAGCCCAGACCAACCCTGTGCTTGGTTAGTGCTGGGCTGGTGCTCAAAGAACCCACACATGTTTTTCTCACGGTTTTTGTTCCTCTAATATCGAGTTTACTCATGAACAGACCTGGTCCTGTCTGGAACTCCATTTCCTGTTCTCTGTTCTTCTTTGGTGTTTATTCTGCATTTGTTCTATGTGTGTTCTATGGCATTTGTGTGCATGGCGCCCCCTTGTGGTCCCTTGGATAATGAGACGCAGAGCTGTTGGCAACGGGCTGTGCTGTGTGGCCTTGGACCTTGGATGATCTCACCCTCTTGATCCGAAAGACAAAGGGATGCTGTGGATTC
The DNA window shown above is from Mus pahari chromosome 3, PAHARI_EIJ_v1.1, whole genome shotgun sequence and carries:
- the LOC110319593 gene encoding beta-defensin 36-like is translated as METAVLTMALLLLLSQVIPGTPERCWKSFGVCREECARQESFYIFCWNGKLCCVKSKNVPQWSQNLD